A single Blastopirellula retiformator DNA region contains:
- a CDS encoding outer membrane protein assembly factor BamB family protein, translated as MHRNLLRLLTACLLLVGNVVMAADSWPQWRGPSADGVSTGTPSTEWSAEKNIAWKVDVPGRGSSTPIIWGDKLFLLTAIETDQPAAEEASEATEAEEEQPRPERSEGDRPRRPRGEGGRPPGAGPGGPGGFGRGGGRGGFGRREAPSKLHQFVVICLDRNTGKTLWQQVAAEAVPHEAGHATNTLASASPVTDGKRLYVSFGSYGIFAYSLDGDLIWKKDLGKMQTRAAFGEGASPVLADDALVVNWDHEGDSFITALDAATGDTLWKKERDEPTSWNTPLVTELDGRKQVIVNGANRSRSYDLKTGDVIWECGGQATNAIPSPIRHDNLVYCMTGYRGYALYAIPLNSTGDITDTDKVAWSRENGTPYIASPILCDGLLFITKGRNAVLSCVDPNTGETYFENERLDGLDTLYASPVAAGGNLYFFARNGAAMVVKCGKTFEIVAENKLDDEFDASPAIIGDTMYLRGEKTLYCIEAK; from the coding sequence ATGCACCGCAACCTGCTTCGTTTGTTAACCGCCTGCCTGCTTCTGGTCGGCAACGTCGTGATGGCGGCCGACAGTTGGCCGCAATGGCGCGGCCCCAGCGCCGACGGCGTCTCGACCGGCACGCCGTCGACCGAGTGGTCGGCCGAGAAAAACATTGCCTGGAAGGTCGATGTGCCGGGCCGCGGCAGTTCGACGCCGATCATCTGGGGGGACAAGCTCTTCCTGCTGACCGCGATCGAAACCGACCAACCAGCCGCCGAAGAGGCGAGCGAAGCAACCGAAGCCGAAGAAGAGCAACCGCGCCCGGAGCGTAGCGAAGGAGATCGCCCCCGCAGACCGCGCGGCGAAGGGGGACGTCCGCCGGGCGCTGGCCCTGGCGGGCCCGGCGGCTTTGGCCGGGGTGGCGGACGAGGCGGTTTTGGTCGCCGTGAAGCGCCGAGCAAGCTGCACCAGTTTGTGGTGATCTGCTTGGACCGCAACACTGGCAAGACGCTGTGGCAGCAGGTCGCCGCCGAAGCGGTGCCGCACGAAGCGGGTCACGCGACCAACACGCTCGCTTCCGCGTCGCCGGTCACCGACGGCAAACGGCTCTACGTTTCGTTCGGGTCGTACGGCATCTTCGCCTACTCGCTGGATGGCGACCTGATCTGGAAGAAGGACCTCGGCAAGATGCAGACGCGGGCCGCGTTTGGCGAAGGCGCCTCGCCGGTGTTGGCCGATGACGCGCTGGTGGTCAATTGGGATCATGAAGGGGACTCGTTCATCACAGCCCTCGACGCCGCCACCGGCGACACGCTCTGGAAAAAAGAGCGAGACGAGCCGACCAGTTGGAACACGCCGCTGGTGACCGAACTGGACGGCCGCAAGCAGGTGATCGTCAACGGCGCCAATCGCTCGCGCAGCTATGACCTGAAGACGGGCGACGTCATCTGGGAGTGCGGCGGTCAGGCGACCAACGCGATTCCCTCGCCGATTCGCCATGACAACCTGGTCTACTGCATGACCGGCTACCGCGGCTACGCGTTGTACGCGATTCCGCTCAACTCGACCGGCGACATCACCGACACCGACAAGGTCGCGTGGAGCCGCGAGAATGGGACGCCGTACATCGCTTCGCCTATTCTTTGCGACGGTCTGCTGTTTATCACCAAGGGACGCAATGCGGTGCTCAGCTGCGTCGATCCCAACACCGGCGAAACCTACTTCGAGAACGAAAGGCTCGACGGGCTTGATACCCTGTACGCTTCGCCGGTCGCCGCCGGAGGCAATCTGTACTTCTTTGCCCGCAATGGCGCCGCGATGGTGGTCAAGTGCGGCAAGACGTTTGAGATCGTCGCCGAGAATAAGCTGGATGACGAGTTCGACGCGTCGCCAGCGATCATCGGCGACACGATGTACCTGCGCGGCGAGAAGACGCTCTACTGTATCGAAGCGAAGTAA